From a single Sinorhizobium sp. RAC02 genomic region:
- a CDS encoding BA14K family protein, translated as MKLLRKVIVVAMSALFAATPVVPANAMPVASSVSQPITSTGGSDVQLVRDRDHRRWIKRGDRGWRGDRGWRGDRGWRGDRGWREGRRWDRNRHVGWRDRGDRRGWYGGHRGYRYQRRGYRYHDGYWFPLAAFGAGAIIGGAIANDRGYVGGGSHVNWCANRYRSYRAYDNTFQPYNGPRQQCISPYS; from the coding sequence ATGAAGTTGCTGAGAAAAGTTATCGTCGTGGCGATGTCGGCTTTGTTTGCCGCAACGCCCGTCGTGCCCGCAAACGCGATGCCGGTGGCGAGTTCCGTCAGCCAGCCCATCACGTCCACCGGCGGAAGCGATGTGCAATTGGTGCGTGATCGCGATCACCGTCGCTGGATCAAACGTGGCGATCGCGGATGGCGCGGCGATCGCGGCTGGCGTGGTGACCGCGGATGGCGCGGTGATCGCGGCTGGCGGGAGGGCCGTAGATGGGACCGGAATCGACATGTCGGCTGGCGTGACCGCGGCGATCGTCGTGGTTGGTACGGCGGCCACCGCGGATATCGTTACCAGCGGCGCGGCTACCGCTATCATGATGGCTACTGGTTCCCGCTCGCAGCGTTTGGCGCCGGTGCCATTATCGGTGGCGCGATTGCCAACGACCGCGGTTATGTCGGCGGCGGTTCGCATGTGAACTGGTGCGCCAATCGCTATCGTTCCTACCGCGCATACGACAACACGTTCCAGCCTTACAACGGCCCGCGCCAGCAGTGCATTTCGCCGTATAGCTGA